The genomic segment CGCCATCATGAGGAGGGAAAGCCCTTTTCGGCATCCTATGAGGAAATGGAGTGTTACGCAAGGGAACATCACCTGTCCGTTAAAAAGCCAGTTTATCATGTGATGATACCCGTTTATGGAGATTATTTTGCGGAAATACACATGCCGGTTGGATAATGTGCAACGCAGCGAAAGGGCTCCCTGGAAACCACTCTTGTGGTACTGTCTCATTCGGATTTACGGAACTGATCCAACATATGACACGGCAGAAAACCGCCTTCACGACCTGACTTCAGAAACGTAGCCATGATACAAAGAACATGGCCCCACTGGGTGCCACTGAGTCGGTGATGAGCCTCATGGCAAGACGAATGAAGGATCATCGGAGTTGGAGTGACGAAGGGTATGATCACCTGAAAGAGCTGGTCATCGCGAAAATCAATGGTTTAAAGCTGCCCGGAGAGCCTCGGCTTTTCTGTCTAAAACATACTGAAGCGCAGGACGCACTGTCTGTTGCCCAGGTTTTGCCGAAAACAATGTATGAAAAGGCAGCGGCGGACACGCTGCATGATCAATTTATAAATTCCAGATTAAAGTCTGGGTGCACGTCGTAAAGGCTGTTTCACTGTTAAACCCTTCTCGAAGCAATAAAAGTTTCCCTTCCTGAACTGGACCCTGCCCGTCTTTTTGTAGCCTAACTTTTCATAAAGATGGCAGGCAAAGCTGTTTTTCGTAAATGTATCCAGTCGGATGGAATCATAGCCTGCACGTCTGCCATATTCTTCGGCGAACCCCATTAACTGAGTGGCTATGCCTTGACCCTGGTACTGCGGGCTGACGCATAATCGGTGAATGACCAACTGTTTTCCTGAACGAAATGTCCAGTCCACAACTCTGTATTCTTCAGGCTGATCCTCATTCAGAACGATCACTCCTTTGAGACAACTGTCATCTTCATAAACGTAAAGAGTGCCGGCCGCCTGATCGTTCATAATTACTTCTTTATCAGGATAGGTATTGTCCCACTGATCGATTCTCCTGGATTGCATGTCTCTAACGACATGTCGAATGATGCTCATGATGGCCTGTATTTCGTTTATGTGTGCTTTTCTGATCAAGTTTGTCCTGCCGCCTCTTTTCTCATAAATTTTCGATGACAATGGATTCTTTCAGTTTAACACAAAAAAGCCTGAATCTTTTTAATGATTCAGACTCAATTCATGATAAGATACATGAAGCATATTGCATGTGTTCAACCTTCTCATTTATGCCCGGACCCGGCACCACAGAGCTCTGCCTGCAACTAGAACAGCCTATTCACCATTACCGGAAAACATTTTTTGGATGATAATGCGTGATGCGCCTATTTTCTTCAAAGCAGATTCATAGTGCCTGCAGACATACACATAATAGAGGACATCAACAGTAAAGAGTTGTGCAATCAAAGATGTAGTAGCCGCACTTCTCAGCAATACGGGTTCTCCGCCTCCATGCCTGATGGACAAATCAACCTGTTCACTTAATTGGTTTGTTCCGTTATGTGAGATTCCAACGGTATACAGTCCGTTTTGCCGGGCAATCCGGACCATTTTGATCACCTCATCAGTTTCTCCTGAATTTGAAATAGCAACCAACATGCAATCCGGGTCAGCATTGATTAATGCAGATGCCAGTAAATGGTGATCTGAATAACTCATTACGGCCTTCCCGATTCTGGAGAACTTATGCGCTAAATCCTCAGCAACGACTCTTGATGCTCCCAGACCATAAACATAAATGACCCGTTTCTGATCGATTAAATCTGAGAAACTGTTCATGGACGGGCTATCCATCAGTTCTTTTGTCTGAGCAATAGACTGCTGAAAACGAAAGGCCAGTTTTTCTGCAATCTCACCCGTCTGTTCTTCGGGTTCGATGTCCGTGTAGAGGGATTGATCCATCACCCCCATCGACTCAGCATAAAGCCTAACTTTTAATTGTGAGAAACCGGACAGGCCGATCGACCGGCAGAACCGGACAATCGTTGCCGGACTTACTCCAATCATCTGAGCTAACTCATTTGTACTATGATTGACTGCATCAGCCGGATGCTCAAGAACATATGCTCCAATCTTTTTTTCGCTTCTGGACAGATCATTCATTCTCTCCTGAATTTGCAGGATTACACTGGTATCCACTATATTCACCTGATCATTTTTCATCAATTTCAGTTGGCTTCATGGCATCTTTAGGGACACCGAAGAAATAGGTAGCAAGGAATCCCCCGGCATAGCCGGATAATAGACCGAAAATATAACCCATCCAGTGTCCGGTAGTGATCAGCGGAATAAGCGGTATCCCACTCGGCCCAATGGCTATAGCACCAATTTGACCGATACCGGCAACAACGGCTCCGCCTATACCACCACCGATACAAGCTGTAATAAATGGCCGGCCAAGTGGCAGCGTCACGCCATATATCAGCGGTTCACCAATACCCAGGAAACCCACAGGGAGGGCGCCTTTAATCAGCTGCATCAGCTTTTTGTTCTTTCTGCATTTAACCCATAGTGCAATGGTTGCACCAACCTGACCGGCGCCTGCCATAGCCAGAACCGGAAGCAAAGGAGTCGCACCGGTTGTATTTATCATCTCGATATGGATGGGCGTCAGAATCTGATGCATTCCGAACATGACCA from the Sporolactobacillus sp. Y61 genome contains:
- a CDS encoding GNAT family N-acetyltransferase; translated protein: MIRKAHINEIQAIMSIIRHVVRDMQSRRIDQWDNTYPDKEVIMNDQAAGTLYVYEDDSCLKGVIVLNEDQPEEYRVVDWTFRSGKQLVIHRLCVSPQYQGQGIATQLMGFAEEYGRRAGYDSIRLDTFTKNSFACHLYEKLGYKKTGRVQFRKGNFYCFEKGLTVKQPLRRAPRL
- a CDS encoding MurR/RpiR family transcriptional regulator, whose amino-acid sequence is MDTSVILQIQERMNDLSRSEKKIGAYVLEHPADAVNHSTNELAQMIGVSPATIVRFCRSIGLSGFSQLKVRLYAESMGVMDQSLYTDIEPEEQTGEIAEKLAFRFQQSIAQTKELMDSPSMNSFSDLIDQKRVIYVYGLGASRVVAEDLAHKFSRIGKAVMSYSDHHLLASALINADPDCMLVAISNSGETDEVIKMVRIARQNGLYTVGISHNGTNQLSEQVDLSIRHGGGEPVLLRSAATTSLIAQLFTVDVLYYVYVCRHYESALKKIGASRIIIQKMFSGNGE